The following proteins are encoded in a genomic region of Hippopotamus amphibius kiboko isolate mHipAmp2 chromosome 8, mHipAmp2.hap2, whole genome shotgun sequence:
- the C8H2orf69 gene encoding mitochondrial protein C2orf69 homolog, which translates to MWGFRLLRSPPLLLLLPQLGVGIAASSSQAGTMNLGGGSSSGAVCSLSAGRRRPQCVQLSTVPGADPQRCNELLLLAAAAGEGPERRDLPGDPAKEEPQPPPQHHVLYFPGDVQNYHEIMTRHPENYQWENWSLENVATILAHRFPNSYIWVIKCSRMHLHKFSCYDNFVKSNMFGAPEHNTDFGAFKHLYTLLVNAFNLSQKSLLSKKNVKDSNKDSKASNCRSSSSHTTNGCRGEKERTCEKFDESAMSFYPPSLNGASFTLIGFSKGCVVLNQLLFELKEAKKDKNIDAFIKSIKTMYWLDGGHSGGSNTWITYPEVLKEFAQTGIIVHTHVTPYQVHDPMRSWIGKEHKKFVQILGDFGMQVTSQIHFANEAPSIENHFRVHEVF; encoded by the exons ATGTGGGGGTTCAGGCTCCTGCGGTCTCCGCCGCTGCTTCTCCTGCTGCCGCAGCTCGGAGTCGGAATCGCCGCGTCCAGCTCTCAGGCCGGAACTATGAACCtgggcggcggcagcagcagcggcgCGGTCTGCTCTCTCTCGGCCGGGCGGCGCCGGCCGCAGTGTGTGCAGCTGTCCACGGTGCCGGGAGCCGACCCGCAGCGCTGCAACGAGTTGCTCTTgctggcggcggcggccggggagGGACCGGAACGGCGGGACCTCCCTGGGGACCCGGCAAAGGAGGAACCTCAACCGCCGCCCCAGCATCACGTTCTCTATTTCCCCGGGGATGTGCAG AATTACCATGAAATTATGACTCGCCATCCTGAGAATTATCAGTGGGAAAACTGGAGTCTAGAAAATGTTGCCACCATTTTAGCCCACCGGTTCCCTAATAGTTATATTTGGGTGATAAAGTGTTCCCGAATGCATTTGCATAAATTCAGCTGCTATGACAATTTTGTGAAAAGCAATATGTTTGGTGCTCCAGAACACAATACTGACTTTGGAGCTTTTAAGCACCTTTATACATTATTAGTTAATGCTTTTAACTTAAGTCAGAAGAGTTTGCTATCAAAGAAGAATGTGAAAGATTCGAATAAGGACTCCAAAGCATCTAATTGTAGATCCAGTTCTTCTCATACTACTAATGGTTGCCGGGGTGAAAAAGAGAGGACCTGTGAAAAATTTGATGAGTCTGCCATGAGTTTTTATCCACCATCACTAAATGGTGCTTCTTTTACTTTGATTGGATTCAGTAAAGGTTGTGTTGTGTTGAATCAGCTGCTCTTTGAATTGAAAGAAGCCAAGAAAGACAAGAATATCGATGCTTTTATCAAAAGCATAAAAACAATGTACTGGCTGGATGGCGGTCATTCTGGAGGAAGCAATACTTGGATTACTTATCCAGAAGTCTTGAAAGAATTTGCACAAACAGGGATAATTGTTCACACCCATGTAACACCTTACCAAGTACATGATCCAATGAGATCTTGGATTGGAAAGGAGCACAAGAAATTTGTTCAGATACTTGGAGATTTTGGTATGCAGGTGACTAGCCAAATTCATTTTGCAAACGAAGCTCCTTCCATAGAGAATCACTTCAGGGTTCATGAAGTGTTTTGA